The Scophthalmus maximus strain ysfricsl-2021 chromosome 7, ASM2237912v1, whole genome shotgun sequence genome includes a window with the following:
- the mfge8b gene encoding milk fat globule EGF and factor V/VIII domain containing b isoform X3, producing MEERTRVSVWLPLLAACVVFGVRGDYCEVNVCSNGGTCVTGAGAPFICICPDGFSGETCNETETGPCNPNPCKNDAACEHTGQSRRGDVFSEYVCKCQPGFDGVHCQNNINDCAGQPCENGGTCRDLDGAFKCHCPSPYVGKHCQLRCISLLGMEGGGIAESQISASSVRYSLLGLQRWGPELSRLHHKGLVNAWSAAAHDRNPWIEVNMQRKMRFTGIVTQGASRIGTAEFIKAFKVASSLDGKTYTMYRTEGQRKDQVFVGNVDNDGTKTNLFDPPIIAQYIRIVPVVCRKACTLRMELVGCELNVYSNTPGCSEPMGMKSRLVSDRQITASSTFRTWGIEAFTWHPHYARLDKQGKTNAWTAATNNRSEWLQVDLQSPKKITGIITQGAKDFGAIHFVMAFKVAHSDDGQSWTIVRDETTNADMIFPGNSDNNVHKKNLFEPPFYGRYVRILPWEWHERITVRMELLGCDE from the exons GCGACTACTGTGAGGTGAACGTGTGCAGTAATGGCGGAACCTGTGTGACTGGAGCGGGAGCTCCGTTCATCTGCATCTGCCCCGATGGCTTCTCTGGAGAAACCTGCAACGAGACCGAGACTG GGCCCTGCAACCCCAACCCGTGCAAGAACGATGCCGCCTGCGAGCATACGGGCCAATCGCGCCGCGGTGACGTCTTCAGCGAGTACGTCTGCAAGTGCCAGCCGGGCTTTGATGGAGTCCATTGCCAGAACA ACATAAACGACTGTGCCGGCCAGCCATGTGAGAACGGTGGCACCTGCAGGGACCTGGATGGAGCGTTCAAATGCCACTGCCCTTCCCCGTACGTGGGCAAACATTGCCAACTGC GCTGCATTTCTCTGCTCGGCATGGAGGGCGGGGGCATCGCCGAGTCCCAGATCTCGGCCTCATCGGTCCGCTACAGCCTGCTGGGCCTGCAGCGCTGGGGGCCGGAGCTCTCCCGCCTCCACCACAAGGGACTGGTCAACGCCTGGAGTGCTGCTGCACATGACAGGAACCCGTGGATAGAG GTCAACATGCAGAGGAAAATGCGCTTCACAGGCATCGTCACTCAAGGTGCCAGTCGCATCGGAACAGCTGAGTTCATCAAGGCGTTCAAGGTGGCCTCCAGCCTGGATGGCAAGACATACACCATGTACAGAACGGAGGGACAGCGGAAGGACCAA GTATTCGTGGGAAACGTGGACAACGACGGCACCAAGACCAACCTGTTCGACCCCCCGATCATCGCTCAGTACATCCGCATTGTCCCTGTGGTGTGCCGCAAGGCCTGCACCCTGCGCATGGAGCTGGTGGGCTGCGAGCTCAACG TGTATTCAAACACTCCAGGTTGTTCAGAGCCGATGGGCATGAAGTCCCGACTGGTGTCTGACCGTCAGATCACAGCCTCCAGCACGTTCCGCACCTGGGGCATCGAGGCCTTCACCTGGCACCCGCACTACGCCCGACTGGACAAACAGGGCAAGACCAACGCCTGGACCGCCGCCACCAACAACCGGTCCGAGTGGCTGCAG GTGGACCTCCAGTCCCCTAAGAAGATCACAGGAATCATCACACAGGGGGCCAAAGACTTTGGCGCCATCCATTTTGTCATGGCCTTCAAAGTGGCCCACAGCGACGACGGGCAGTCGTGGACCATCGTGAGGGACGAGACCACGAACGCGGACATG ATCTTCCCAGGCAACAGCGACAACAACGTCCACAAGAAGAACCTCTTCGAGCCGCCGTTCTACGGCCGATATGTTCGCATCCTGCCGTGGGAGTGGCACGAGCGCATCACCGTGCGAATGGAGCTGCTGGGCTGTGACGAGTAG
- the mfge8b gene encoding milk fat globule EGF and factor V/VIII domain containing b isoform X1, with the protein MEERTRVSVWLPLLAACVVFGVRGDYCEVNVCSNGGTCVTGAGAPFICICPDGFSGETCNETETGPCNPNPCKNDAACEHTGQSRRGDVFSEYVCKCQPGFDGVHCQNSIQGADLSAIKDINDCAGQPCENGGTCRDLDGAFKCHCPSPYVGKHCQLRCISLLGMEGGGIAESQISASSVRYSLLGLQRWGPELSRLHHKGLVNAWSAAAHDRNPWIEVNMQRKMRFTGIVTQGASRIGTAEFIKAFKVASSLDGKTYTMYRTEGQRKDQVFVGNVDNDGTKTNLFDPPIIAQYIRIVPVVCRKACTLRMELVGCELNVYSNTPGCSEPMGMKSRLVSDRQITASSTFRTWGIEAFTWHPHYARLDKQGKTNAWTAATNNRSEWLQVDLQSPKKITGIITQGAKDFGAIHFVMAFKVAHSDDGQSWTIVRDETTNADMIFPGNSDNNVHKKNLFEPPFYGRYVRILPWEWHERITVRMELLGCDE; encoded by the exons GCGACTACTGTGAGGTGAACGTGTGCAGTAATGGCGGAACCTGTGTGACTGGAGCGGGAGCTCCGTTCATCTGCATCTGCCCCGATGGCTTCTCTGGAGAAACCTGCAACGAGACCGAGACTG GGCCCTGCAACCCCAACCCGTGCAAGAACGATGCCGCCTGCGAGCATACGGGCCAATCGCGCCGCGGTGACGTCTTCAGCGAGTACGTCTGCAAGTGCCAGCCGGGCTTTGATGGAGTCCATTGCCAGAACA GTATCCAAGGGGCAGATTTAAGTGCCATCAAAG ACATAAACGACTGTGCCGGCCAGCCATGTGAGAACGGTGGCACCTGCAGGGACCTGGATGGAGCGTTCAAATGCCACTGCCCTTCCCCGTACGTGGGCAAACATTGCCAACTGC GCTGCATTTCTCTGCTCGGCATGGAGGGCGGGGGCATCGCCGAGTCCCAGATCTCGGCCTCATCGGTCCGCTACAGCCTGCTGGGCCTGCAGCGCTGGGGGCCGGAGCTCTCCCGCCTCCACCACAAGGGACTGGTCAACGCCTGGAGTGCTGCTGCACATGACAGGAACCCGTGGATAGAG GTCAACATGCAGAGGAAAATGCGCTTCACAGGCATCGTCACTCAAGGTGCCAGTCGCATCGGAACAGCTGAGTTCATCAAGGCGTTCAAGGTGGCCTCCAGCCTGGATGGCAAGACATACACCATGTACAGAACGGAGGGACAGCGGAAGGACCAA GTATTCGTGGGAAACGTGGACAACGACGGCACCAAGACCAACCTGTTCGACCCCCCGATCATCGCTCAGTACATCCGCATTGTCCCTGTGGTGTGCCGCAAGGCCTGCACCCTGCGCATGGAGCTGGTGGGCTGCGAGCTCAACG TGTATTCAAACACTCCAGGTTGTTCAGAGCCGATGGGCATGAAGTCCCGACTGGTGTCTGACCGTCAGATCACAGCCTCCAGCACGTTCCGCACCTGGGGCATCGAGGCCTTCACCTGGCACCCGCACTACGCCCGACTGGACAAACAGGGCAAGACCAACGCCTGGACCGCCGCCACCAACAACCGGTCCGAGTGGCTGCAG GTGGACCTCCAGTCCCCTAAGAAGATCACAGGAATCATCACACAGGGGGCCAAAGACTTTGGCGCCATCCATTTTGTCATGGCCTTCAAAGTGGCCCACAGCGACGACGGGCAGTCGTGGACCATCGTGAGGGACGAGACCACGAACGCGGACATG ATCTTCCCAGGCAACAGCGACAACAACGTCCACAAGAAGAACCTCTTCGAGCCGCCGTTCTACGGCCGATATGTTCGCATCCTGCCGTGGGAGTGGCACGAGCGCATCACCGTGCGAATGGAGCTGCTGGGCTGTGACGAGTAG
- the mfge8b gene encoding milk fat globule EGF and factor V/VIII domain containing b isoform X2, translated as MEERTRVSVWLPLLAACVVFGVRGDYCEVNVCSNGGTCVTGAGAPFICICPDGFSGETCNETETGPCNPNPCKNDAACEHTGQSRRGDVFSEYVCKCQPGFDGVHCQNSIQGADLSAIKDINDCAGQPCENGGTCRDLDGAFKCHCPSPYVGKHCQLRCISLLGMEGGGIAESQISASSVRYSLLGLQRWGPELSRLHHKGLVNAWSAAAHDRNPWIEVNMQRKMRFTGIVTQGASRIGTAEFIKAFKVASSLDGKTYTMYRTEGQRKDQVFVGNVDNDGTKTNLFDPPIIAQYIRIVPVVCRKACTLRMELVGCELNGCSEPMGMKSRLVSDRQITASSTFRTWGIEAFTWHPHYARLDKQGKTNAWTAATNNRSEWLQVDLQSPKKITGIITQGAKDFGAIHFVMAFKVAHSDDGQSWTIVRDETTNADMIFPGNSDNNVHKKNLFEPPFYGRYVRILPWEWHERITVRMELLGCDE; from the exons GCGACTACTGTGAGGTGAACGTGTGCAGTAATGGCGGAACCTGTGTGACTGGAGCGGGAGCTCCGTTCATCTGCATCTGCCCCGATGGCTTCTCTGGAGAAACCTGCAACGAGACCGAGACTG GGCCCTGCAACCCCAACCCGTGCAAGAACGATGCCGCCTGCGAGCATACGGGCCAATCGCGCCGCGGTGACGTCTTCAGCGAGTACGTCTGCAAGTGCCAGCCGGGCTTTGATGGAGTCCATTGCCAGAACA GTATCCAAGGGGCAGATTTAAGTGCCATCAAAG ACATAAACGACTGTGCCGGCCAGCCATGTGAGAACGGTGGCACCTGCAGGGACCTGGATGGAGCGTTCAAATGCCACTGCCCTTCCCCGTACGTGGGCAAACATTGCCAACTGC GCTGCATTTCTCTGCTCGGCATGGAGGGCGGGGGCATCGCCGAGTCCCAGATCTCGGCCTCATCGGTCCGCTACAGCCTGCTGGGCCTGCAGCGCTGGGGGCCGGAGCTCTCCCGCCTCCACCACAAGGGACTGGTCAACGCCTGGAGTGCTGCTGCACATGACAGGAACCCGTGGATAGAG GTCAACATGCAGAGGAAAATGCGCTTCACAGGCATCGTCACTCAAGGTGCCAGTCGCATCGGAACAGCTGAGTTCATCAAGGCGTTCAAGGTGGCCTCCAGCCTGGATGGCAAGACATACACCATGTACAGAACGGAGGGACAGCGGAAGGACCAA GTATTCGTGGGAAACGTGGACAACGACGGCACCAAGACCAACCTGTTCGACCCCCCGATCATCGCTCAGTACATCCGCATTGTCCCTGTGGTGTGCCGCAAGGCCTGCACCCTGCGCATGGAGCTGGTGGGCTGCGAGCTCAACG GTTGTTCAGAGCCGATGGGCATGAAGTCCCGACTGGTGTCTGACCGTCAGATCACAGCCTCCAGCACGTTCCGCACCTGGGGCATCGAGGCCTTCACCTGGCACCCGCACTACGCCCGACTGGACAAACAGGGCAAGACCAACGCCTGGACCGCCGCCACCAACAACCGGTCCGAGTGGCTGCAG GTGGACCTCCAGTCCCCTAAGAAGATCACAGGAATCATCACACAGGGGGCCAAAGACTTTGGCGCCATCCATTTTGTCATGGCCTTCAAAGTGGCCCACAGCGACGACGGGCAGTCGTGGACCATCGTGAGGGACGAGACCACGAACGCGGACATG ATCTTCCCAGGCAACAGCGACAACAACGTCCACAAGAAGAACCTCTTCGAGCCGCCGTTCTACGGCCGATATGTTCGCATCCTGCCGTGGGAGTGGCACGAGCGCATCACCGTGCGAATGGAGCTGCTGGGCTGTGACGAGTAG
- the mfge8b gene encoding milk fat globule EGF and factor V/VIII domain containing b isoform X4, producing MEERTRVSVWLPLLAACVVFGVRGDYCEVNVCSNGGTCVTGAGAPFICICPDGFSGETCNETETGPCNPNPCKNDAACEHTGQSRRGDVFSEYVCKCQPGFDGVHCQNNINDCAGQPCENGGTCRDLDGAFKCHCPSPYVGKHCQLRCISLLGMEGGGIAESQISASSVRYSLLGLQRWGPELSRLHHKGLVNAWSAAAHDRNPWIEVNMQRKMRFTGIVTQGASRIGTAEFIKAFKVASSLDGKTYTMYRTEGQRKDQVFVGNVDNDGTKTNLFDPPIIAQYIRIVPVVCRKACTLRMELVGCELNGCSEPMGMKSRLVSDRQITASSTFRTWGIEAFTWHPHYARLDKQGKTNAWTAATNNRSEWLQVDLQSPKKITGIITQGAKDFGAIHFVMAFKVAHSDDGQSWTIVRDETTNADMIFPGNSDNNVHKKNLFEPPFYGRYVRILPWEWHERITVRMELLGCDE from the exons GCGACTACTGTGAGGTGAACGTGTGCAGTAATGGCGGAACCTGTGTGACTGGAGCGGGAGCTCCGTTCATCTGCATCTGCCCCGATGGCTTCTCTGGAGAAACCTGCAACGAGACCGAGACTG GGCCCTGCAACCCCAACCCGTGCAAGAACGATGCCGCCTGCGAGCATACGGGCCAATCGCGCCGCGGTGACGTCTTCAGCGAGTACGTCTGCAAGTGCCAGCCGGGCTTTGATGGAGTCCATTGCCAGAACA ACATAAACGACTGTGCCGGCCAGCCATGTGAGAACGGTGGCACCTGCAGGGACCTGGATGGAGCGTTCAAATGCCACTGCCCTTCCCCGTACGTGGGCAAACATTGCCAACTGC GCTGCATTTCTCTGCTCGGCATGGAGGGCGGGGGCATCGCCGAGTCCCAGATCTCGGCCTCATCGGTCCGCTACAGCCTGCTGGGCCTGCAGCGCTGGGGGCCGGAGCTCTCCCGCCTCCACCACAAGGGACTGGTCAACGCCTGGAGTGCTGCTGCACATGACAGGAACCCGTGGATAGAG GTCAACATGCAGAGGAAAATGCGCTTCACAGGCATCGTCACTCAAGGTGCCAGTCGCATCGGAACAGCTGAGTTCATCAAGGCGTTCAAGGTGGCCTCCAGCCTGGATGGCAAGACATACACCATGTACAGAACGGAGGGACAGCGGAAGGACCAA GTATTCGTGGGAAACGTGGACAACGACGGCACCAAGACCAACCTGTTCGACCCCCCGATCATCGCTCAGTACATCCGCATTGTCCCTGTGGTGTGCCGCAAGGCCTGCACCCTGCGCATGGAGCTGGTGGGCTGCGAGCTCAACG GTTGTTCAGAGCCGATGGGCATGAAGTCCCGACTGGTGTCTGACCGTCAGATCACAGCCTCCAGCACGTTCCGCACCTGGGGCATCGAGGCCTTCACCTGGCACCCGCACTACGCCCGACTGGACAAACAGGGCAAGACCAACGCCTGGACCGCCGCCACCAACAACCGGTCCGAGTGGCTGCAG GTGGACCTCCAGTCCCCTAAGAAGATCACAGGAATCATCACACAGGGGGCCAAAGACTTTGGCGCCATCCATTTTGTCATGGCCTTCAAAGTGGCCCACAGCGACGACGGGCAGTCGTGGACCATCGTGAGGGACGAGACCACGAACGCGGACATG ATCTTCCCAGGCAACAGCGACAACAACGTCCACAAGAAGAACCTCTTCGAGCCGCCGTTCTACGGCCGATATGTTCGCATCCTGCCGTGGGAGTGGCACGAGCGCATCACCGTGCGAATGGAGCTGCTGGGCTGTGACGAGTAG